One genomic region from Candidatus Bathyarchaeia archaeon encodes:
- a CDS encoding DUF429 domain-containing protein, which yields MKDKVIIGIDLAGKEENPTGLAIWRNKTVETCLIYTNKEILEEVFQVNPKIVAIDAPLKLPKSGIFRKADKELIKRGYRVFPPGLPAMKKLTLRAIELNRLIMKGGIQTIEVHPTSTRKALGMPTKDWEVIQNILKCIGLAGSLTEHRLTSHEIDAITAALTGALYMEGLTKFVGDHEEGYIVIPIKQDWREIRL from the coding sequence TTGAAGGACAAAGTTATAATTGGTATAGACTTGGCGGGCAAAGAGGAAAATCCAACGGGATTGGCAATTTGGCGAAATAAAACTGTGGAAACATGCCTAATTTACACAAACAAGGAAATTTTGGAAGAAGTATTTCAAGTAAACCCAAAAATTGTGGCAATAGATGCTCCACTGAAACTTCCAAAAAGTGGAATTTTTAGAAAAGCGGACAAGGAGCTCATCAAAAGGGGTTACCGCGTTTTTCCACCGGGCTTGCCAGCCATGAAAAAGCTGACTCTTCGGGCAATTGAGCTAAATAGGTTAATAATGAAGGGAGGCATACAAACAATAGAAGTGCACCCAACCTCAACAAGAAAGGCTTTGGGCATGCCGACAAAAGATTGGGAAGTCATTCAAAACATCCTAAAGTGCATAGGCCTAGCCGGGTCTCTAACCGAACATAGGCTAACGTCGCATGAAATAGACGCCATAACCGCAGCCCTAACGGGCGCGCTCTACATGGAAGGCTTAACGAAATTTGTAGGTGACCATGAGGAAGGCTACATTGTAATTCCAATCAAACAAGATTGGAGGGAGATAAGGCTGTGA
- a CDS encoding phosphate uptake regulator PhoU, giving the protein MGTIRKIQRTPSGTFFVCIPKDWAERYGLKRGSVVAVNETSDGKLLIDPEYGAAPSPRTIILKPGPYLSREIIGKYLLGFDIIRVEGKEPINFEVRESVKKTASRLVGLEIVEEDYSKIVLQCLLEPSSFPPEKILRRGYSIVAGMHRDVVNALIDGDLSMAKSVIARDEEVNRLYFLLVRILRTIIQNPSLSEKLGVQPIECLDYRLAASLVETIGDECVRTAFKVAELKGAKLDETLKKLIVEFHSLCFEAHENALKAFFAGDAGLAEDVRNMREKIEKALAAIEKNAKAQSLEIMPHLLAAISTLHQIYEHSVDIADLAMPKKLQTGR; this is encoded by the coding sequence TTGGGCACCATTCGCAAGATTCAGCGGACGCCAAGCGGCACTTTCTTCGTTTGCATCCCTAAGGATTGGGCTGAACGATATGGATTGAAACGCGGATCTGTTGTGGCGGTAAACGAAACCAGCGATGGCAAACTTCTTATAGACCCGGAATATGGGGCAGCTCCCTCCCCCCGCACTATTATTTTGAAGCCTGGGCCATATTTAAGCCGAGAAATCATTGGGAAATATTTGCTCGGATTCGACATTATCCGCGTGGAGGGTAAAGAACCCATAAACTTTGAGGTTCGCGAGAGTGTTAAAAAGACGGCCAGCCGCCTAGTGGGCCTTGAAATAGTTGAAGAGGACTATTCAAAAATTGTTTTGCAGTGCTTGCTTGAGCCTTCCAGTTTTCCGCCTGAAAAGATCTTAAGAAGGGGGTATTCGATTGTTGCGGGTATGCACCGGGATGTTGTAAATGCGCTTATTGACGGCGATTTGTCTATGGCAAAAAGTGTAATAGCCCGCGACGAGGAGGTCAATAGGCTCTACTTCCTCCTTGTAAGGATTCTTAGAACGATTATCCAGAATCCAAGTCTAAGTGAAAAGCTTGGGGTTCAGCCAATCGAATGTCTCGACTACCGTTTAGCCGCAAGTCTTGTAGAAACCATTGGAGACGAGTGTGTGCGCACAGCCTTTAAAGTGGCAGAGTTGAAGGGGGCAAAGCTGGATGAAACATTGAAGAAGCTTATTGTTGAATTTCATTCCCTCTGTTTTGAGGCGCATGAAAACGCTTTAAAGGCTTTCTTTGCTGGTGATGCTGGCTTGGCAGAAGATGTGCGGAACATGAGGGAGAAAATAGAGAAAGCCTTAGCAGCCATTGAAAAAAATGCCAAAGCGCAAAGTCTCGAGATAATGCCTCATCTTCTGGCTGCGATTTCAACTCTCCATCAAATATACGAGCATAGTGTCGACATAGCGGACTTGGCAATGCCCAAGAAACTACAAACTGGGAGGTAA
- a CDS encoding nucleoside phosphorylase, whose protein sequence is MHQAGASGKQYHIACGKGDLAEYLLVPGDPDRVPKIAGFWDSATEVSCHREFRSFTGTYKGVPISAISSGIGPACMAIVVNEASAIGVHTFIRVGSCGAIQKSVKCGDIVISSAAVRLDGTSNCYVMPEYPATANYEVLLALIEAAESLGIGNYHVGVTATTSDFYAGQNRLTKIETANIIPALQKAGVLNFEMETATLYTLANLYGLRAGAVCAVYANRCTGEFKPGEGEENVIKVANEAVRILYEWDGKKKVEGKKWFFPSLLKA, encoded by the coding sequence ATGCACCAAGCCGGAGCAAGTGGCAAGCAGTATCACATAGCGTGTGGAAAAGGCGATTTGGCAGAGTATCTGCTTGTTCCAGGCGACCCAGACCGTGTTCCAAAAATAGCTGGATTCTGGGATTCAGCCACAGAAGTTTCATGCCACAGAGAGTTTCGGAGTTTCACTGGCACTTATAAGGGGGTTCCAATATCCGCCATTTCAAGCGGTATTGGGCCAGCGTGCATGGCAATAGTTGTTAATGAGGCTTCAGCCATAGGAGTTCACACTTTTATCCGTGTTGGAAGCTGTGGAGCCATTCAAAAAAGTGTGAAATGCGGTGACATCGTTATTTCATCGGCTGCCGTTCGCCTTGACGGCACAAGCAACTGTTACGTAATGCCAGAATACCCCGCCACAGCCAATTACGAAGTTCTTTTAGCGCTGATTGAAGCGGCTGAAAGCCTCGGCATTGGCAACTATCATGTTGGCGTGACAGCCACAACATCAGACTTTTACGCTGGACAGAACCGCCTAACCAAAATCGAAACAGCCAACATAATCCCAGCCTTGCAAAAGGCTGGCGTCCTCAACTTTGAAATGGAAACTGCAACCCTCTACACGCTTGCGAACCTTTACGGACTAAGGGCTGGGGCGGTCTGCGCAGTATACGCTAACCGCTGCACTGGCGAATTTAAACCCGGCGAAGGCGAGGAAAACGTCATAAAAGTAGCCAACGAAGCCGTTAGAATCTTATATGAATGGGATGGAAAGAAGAAAGTCGAAGGCAAAAAGTGGTTTTTCCCGTCGCTTTTAAAGGCATAA
- a CDS encoding sodium-translocating pyrophosphatase, whose translation MEWFYVTPLAGLAAVGLASYLYRYVVSQDSGTERMREIANAIKEGAKAYLRRQNMTLAVFVIVMAVVLGVLYTVRGGFVYGGSIAVAYIFGSVCTTVAAYIGMMAAVEANVRTANAAKQGLKKAFPVAFYGGAVMGLFVVGLALLGISLLFYVYNVVLGWRAEDAANIVLGFSFGASALALFAKAGGGIYTKTADISADLVGKVELGIPEDDPRNPAVIADNVGDNVGDVAGMGADLIDSYIASIVAAMIIGAEIAVSHSELGTLVALPLIIAAVGLFASIMGTFVVKLSIKGNPGAALNRGSITTWIIFAVFLFLTTYLSGLGDKWLGVFLPTIAGLAAGVVIGITSDYFTSIDRGPAQKVAQASTTGAAINILTGFSYGIVSIVPPIIGICAATLAAWYLAIAFGVDPFYGIAISAVGMLATVGMTISADAYGPVSDNAKGIAEQSGLGEEVIEVTDRLDAAGNTTKAITKGFAIGAAALTVLALFGAYTHLVDINVAELSLMSPEVVVGVFIGGMMPPLLSALLILAVGRNAERMVDEVRRQFREIPGLMEGKAKPDYAKCVDIATKGAIKELILPCSLAIIVPIVTMLGLGYGFGKTAGKTALAGFLAGSIVTGIIFALFMANAGGLWDNAKKYIEAGAHGGKGSEAHKAAVTGDTVGDPFKDTAGPSLNTMITVMSLVAEVFAPLILLLIA comes from the coding sequence ATGGAGTGGTTTTATGTTACGCCGTTGGCTGGTCTGGCGGCTGTTGGTTTGGCCAGCTACCTATATAGGTATGTTGTCAGCCAAGATAGTGGCACCGAGCGTATGCGGGAGATTGCCAACGCCATAAAGGAGGGTGCAAAAGCCTATCTGAGAAGGCAGAACATGACATTGGCTGTCTTTGTTATTGTAATGGCTGTGGTTCTCGGGGTGCTTTACACCGTTCGTGGAGGCTTTGTCTATGGTGGAAGTATCGCCGTAGCTTACATTTTTGGTTCAGTTTGCACCACTGTTGCGGCTTATATTGGTATGATGGCGGCTGTCGAGGCTAATGTTCGGACGGCAAATGCAGCTAAGCAAGGGTTGAAGAAGGCTTTTCCGGTGGCTTTCTATGGCGGCGCAGTTATGGGCTTATTTGTTGTAGGCTTGGCCTTGCTAGGTATAAGTTTACTTTTTTATGTTTATAATGTGGTTTTGGGCTGGAGGGCTGAAGATGCTGCAAATATTGTTCTTGGCTTTAGCTTTGGGGCTAGCGCTTTAGCGCTTTTTGCGAAGGCTGGCGGAGGCATTTACACAAAAACAGCTGATATTAGTGCGGATCTTGTGGGGAAAGTTGAGCTTGGGATTCCTGAAGACGATCCACGGAATCCAGCGGTTATAGCTGACAATGTTGGAGACAATGTGGGCGATGTCGCTGGGATGGGCGCCGACCTAATAGACTCGTACATCGCTAGCATTGTAGCTGCCATGATAATTGGTGCAGAAATAGCGGTTTCTCATTCCGAATTAGGTACGTTGGTGGCTTTGCCGCTTATAATAGCTGCCGTTGGGCTTTTTGCTTCAATAATGGGCACTTTTGTAGTCAAATTGAGCATAAAAGGCAACCCTGGTGCAGCACTTAACCGTGGCTCAATTACAACATGGATAATCTTCGCAGTCTTTCTCTTTTTGACCACGTATCTTTCGGGTTTAGGTGATAAATGGTTGGGCGTTTTCTTGCCAACCATTGCAGGATTAGCAGCTGGAGTAGTCATAGGGATAACTTCAGATTATTTCACGTCCATAGATCGGGGACCTGCGCAAAAAGTGGCTCAAGCCTCAACAACGGGAGCAGCGATAAATATACTCACGGGCTTCTCTTATGGAATAGTCAGCATAGTTCCACCAATAATTGGCATCTGCGCTGCTACACTGGCCGCATGGTACCTTGCCATAGCGTTTGGAGTTGACCCATTCTATGGAATTGCTATATCGGCTGTTGGGATGCTTGCAACCGTGGGAATGACCATATCTGCGGATGCTTATGGTCCTGTCTCTGACAACGCGAAGGGTATAGCAGAGCAGTCCGGTTTAGGTGAAGAGGTTATTGAGGTTACTGATAGGCTGGATGCAGCGGGCAACACTACAAAAGCCATAACAAAAGGCTTTGCAATTGGTGCTGCAGCACTTACAGTTCTAGCTCTTTTTGGGGCTTATACACATCTGGTTGACATAAACGTGGCTGAATTAAGTTTGATGAGTCCTGAAGTGGTTGTGGGAGTCTTCATCGGCGGCATGATGCCTCCGTTACTCTCGGCACTGTTGATATTAGCTGTTGGCAGAAACGCCGAAAGAATGGTTGATGAGGTGAGGCGCCAGTTCAGGGAGATTCCGGGGCTTATGGAGGGCAAAGCCAAGCCAGACTATGCCAAATGCGTGGACATAGCCACGAAAGGGGCTATTAAAGAGTTAATACTACCTTGTTCTTTGGCGATAATCGTTCCAATCGTAACTATGCTAGGCTTAGGATATGGCTTCGGGAAAACTGCCGGAAAAACAGCTTTAGCGGGTTTCTTGGCTGGAAGCATTGTTACTGGCATAATCTTCGCCTTGTTTATGGCTAATGCTGGCGGGCTTTGGGACAACGCCAAAAAATATATAGAGGCTGGAGCGCATGGCGGAAAAGGTTCAGAAGCCCATAAGGCTGCTGTGACTGGCGACACTGTTGGAGACCCCTTCAAGGACACAGCTGGACCATCACTAAACACAATGATTACAGTTATGTCGCTAGTAGCCGAAGTCTTTGCTCCACTTATCCTTCTGCTAATAGCTTAA
- a CDS encoding cation-translocating P-type ATPase, with the protein MSKPWHAMEVDEVLKELGVSHNGLSSSEALERLRKYGPNEIKKVKRRTALHMFLDEFKDVFILLLIAATIFSAIVGYYEMLQGGEFLEAYADSITIGAIVLLCAITGFVQEYRAEKAVEALKKLAAPKARVIRDGKEIIIPASEVVPGDILALEEGDHVPADARLIEVVELKASEAVLTGESTPVEKELVVLREDTPVSERRNMVFSATHIVYGRGKAVVTATGMNTEFGKIAEMVQTAEEEETPLQKKLDRFASKIAKVVIAVCVLIFALEAFEVIMKMHFEPEGFIQAFMSSISLAISAVPEGLPAIVTIALALGAREFAKRNAIVRRLSSAESLGAVTVICSDKTGTITKGEMTVRQIYVDGKLVEVTGVGYEPKGEFCIDGDPVKPDSSLEFVLRIGALCNNASLRKNEQNNSWEIFGDPTEGALVVAATKAGLSKEALENSYPRVGEIPFTSERKRMTTIHKTPEGEVHVYMKGAPEVVLERCTHVFEGGKERRLTEERKKEILAVNEQLAGNALRVLAMAYKRLPPTMTKYDAETVEKGMVFVGLQGMIDPPREEAIEANKKCQKAGIKTVMITGDHKLTAIAVAKEVGIYKEGDMVLTGAEMDQLSDEEFEEIVEKVTVYARVSPEHKLKIVNALKKKGHIVAMTGDGVNDAPAVKAADVGVAMGISGTDVTREASDLVLTDDNFATIVKAVEQGRVIYDNIRKYARFLISCNFDELLVIGTFAILGGIFSPELFPLPLLPAMILWINLVTDGAPAVALATDPPDIDVMDRPPRKPEEGILHGMGAFIIASFILQATGTFLVFCLEYYVWPSHPWIRPDGTIDEVARQLTYREATTTAFVQAALFELFVVWNCRSEKRSVWRMGRKAFENKFFVIADLASVALTLGITYIPITQQLFHLTGLSLTDLAYVAGVASWGLLIFPEIFMGRKVWKWK; encoded by the coding sequence ATGTCGAAGCCTTGGCATGCAATGGAAGTTGACGAAGTCTTAAAGGAGTTAGGAGTAAGTCATAACGGTTTATCATCATCTGAAGCCCTTGAAAGACTTAGAAAATATGGACCAAACGAAATTAAGAAGGTAAAGCGTCGGACAGCTCTCCACATGTTTTTGGATGAGTTCAAAGATGTCTTCATTTTATTGCTGATTGCGGCCACCATATTTTCAGCTATTGTTGGATACTACGAAATGCTGCAAGGCGGCGAGTTTCTTGAGGCCTACGCAGACTCGATAACGATAGGTGCCATAGTCCTTTTATGTGCAATTACAGGATTTGTTCAAGAGTATAGGGCGGAAAAGGCTGTTGAAGCCCTCAAAAAGTTGGCAGCCCCAAAGGCCCGCGTAATAAGGGATGGAAAGGAGATTATCATCCCGGCGAGTGAGGTTGTTCCCGGCGACATTTTAGCACTTGAGGAAGGCGACCATGTTCCAGCAGACGCGCGGCTCATTGAAGTTGTTGAGTTAAAGGCGAGTGAGGCTGTTCTAACCGGAGAATCCACACCAGTCGAGAAAGAGTTAGTGGTTTTGAGGGAGGATACTCCCGTTTCAGAAAGGAGAAATATGGTTTTCTCCGCAACCCACATTGTTTACGGCAGGGGCAAAGCTGTTGTAACCGCCACAGGAATGAACACCGAGTTCGGCAAAATCGCCGAGATGGTTCAGACCGCTGAAGAGGAAGAAACACCCCTTCAGAAGAAATTGGATAGGTTTGCCAGCAAAATTGCCAAGGTCGTGATAGCCGTCTGTGTACTCATTTTTGCACTGGAAGCGTTTGAGGTAATAATGAAGATGCACTTTGAACCCGAAGGCTTCATTCAAGCTTTTATGTCCTCAATCTCATTGGCAATATCCGCAGTTCCTGAGGGCCTACCAGCCATTGTTACTATAGCGCTGGCCCTAGGGGCAAGGGAATTTGCAAAGCGCAACGCCATAGTGAGGCGGCTTTCATCAGCAGAAAGCCTCGGCGCGGTGACGGTCATATGCTCTGACAAAACCGGGACAATAACTAAAGGCGAAATGACTGTTCGCCAAATCTATGTTGATGGAAAACTTGTTGAAGTGACCGGGGTTGGTTATGAGCCTAAGGGTGAGTTTTGCATTGACGGAGACCCTGTAAAACCTGATAGCAGTCTTGAATTTGTTTTAAGAATAGGTGCCCTATGCAACAATGCCAGCTTAAGAAAAAACGAGCAAAACAACAGTTGGGAAATCTTCGGCGATCCGACAGAAGGAGCACTTGTTGTAGCGGCTACCAAGGCTGGACTTAGCAAAGAGGCTTTAGAAAATAGTTATCCACGCGTTGGTGAAATACCCTTCACTTCTGAAAGGAAACGCATGACCACAATCCACAAGACTCCGGAAGGCGAGGTTCACGTCTACATGAAGGGCGCGCCTGAAGTCGTTCTGGAAAGATGTACCCACGTATTTGAGGGAGGAAAAGAGAGGAGACTTACAGAAGAACGGAAAAAAGAGATTCTGGCTGTGAACGAGCAATTGGCTGGAAACGCCCTAAGAGTTCTCGCTATGGCGTATAAGCGCTTGCCACCAACCATGACAAAGTATGATGCTGAAACTGTTGAAAAGGGAATGGTTTTTGTTGGGCTTCAAGGAATGATAGACCCTCCAAGAGAGGAAGCCATAGAAGCCAACAAGAAATGCCAAAAGGCTGGCATAAAAACGGTTATGATAACAGGCGACCACAAGCTGACCGCCATTGCTGTTGCAAAGGAGGTTGGAATATACAAGGAAGGCGACATGGTCTTAACTGGCGCTGAAATGGACCAGCTAAGCGATGAGGAATTTGAAGAAATAGTTGAAAAAGTAACAGTCTATGCTCGCGTTTCACCGGAACACAAGCTAAAGATTGTCAATGCTTTGAAAAAGAAAGGTCACATAGTGGCAATGACTGGTGACGGCGTTAATGATGCGCCGGCTGTTAAAGCCGCCGATGTTGGTGTCGCGATGGGCATTAGCGGCACAGACGTTACGCGGGAAGCGTCGGACCTTGTTCTCACAGACGACAACTTCGCAACAATAGTTAAGGCTGTGGAGCAAGGAAGGGTTATCTACGACAATATAAGGAAATACGCACGTTTTCTAATATCATGCAACTTCGATGAACTGCTAGTTATAGGCACATTTGCCATTCTAGGGGGAATATTCTCACCAGAACTGTTTCCACTTCCACTATTGCCAGCAATGATACTGTGGATAAACCTTGTAACAGATGGCGCTCCCGCAGTAGCCCTTGCAACAGATCCACCAGATATTGATGTCATGGATAGACCGCCACGTAAACCCGAAGAAGGCATCCTCCACGGAATGGGAGCATTCATAATAGCCTCCTTCATACTGCAAGCAACCGGAACTTTCCTTGTTTTCTGCTTAGAATATTACGTCTGGCCATCTCACCCGTGGATTCGCCCAGACGGGACAATTGATGAGGTGGCAAGGCAGCTTACCTATCGAGAAGCCACCACAACAGCATTCGTGCAAGCAGCGCTGTTTGAACTTTTTGTTGTCTGGAATTGCCGTTCGGAAAAGCGTAGCGTTTGGAGAATGGGCAGGAAAGCCTTTGAAAACAAGTTCTTCGTTATAGCTGATTTGGCATCTGTAGCATTAACCCTTGGAATAACTTACATACCAATCACACAGCAATTGTTCCATCTAACGGGCTTAAGCCTAACCGACCTCGCATATGTTGCTGGAGTAGCTAGCTGGGGACTTTTGATATTCCCGGAGATATTTATGGGTAGAAAAGTTTGGAAGTGGAAATAA
- the asnS gene encoding asparagine--tRNA ligase, with protein sequence MSVSDILDGKLTEREVEIKGWLVNKRSSGGVQFLIVRDGTGFIQATIHKDEVSAKVFENTEKLTQESSIILRGVVKEDKRAPGGYEIRVKDLQVVHLAEREYPLAKKEHGIDFLMNYRQLWIRSPRQTAILRIRAEVIKACRDFLDSRGFVLTDAPIFTPAAVEGTTTLFEVPYFGEKAYLTQSGQLYVEATIAAFGKVYCFGPTFRAEKSKTPRHLTEFWMVEPEIAFCDFEENLKIQEEIVTYIVKTVLEKRRRELETLKRDITPLKKVEPPFERISYTEAVEMLQKAGFPIQWGEDLGAPHERHISLQFEKPVFVHRYPAKAKAFYMQPDPENPEVVLCADLMAPEGYGEIIGGSQRIHDLKLLEKRLEEFGLPKQAYEWYLDLRRYGSVPHSGFGLGIERTVMWICKLKHIRETIPFPRTLTRIYP encoded by the coding sequence GTGAGCGTAAGCGACATTCTAGACGGAAAACTGACCGAACGCGAGGTTGAGATAAAAGGCTGGCTTGTCAACAAACGCTCAAGCGGTGGAGTCCAATTCCTAATAGTACGCGACGGGACGGGCTTCATACAAGCAACAATCCACAAAGATGAGGTTTCCGCGAAAGTTTTTGAAAACACAGAAAAGTTGACGCAGGAATCCTCTATAATATTGAGGGGCGTCGTTAAAGAGGATAAACGTGCACCTGGAGGTTACGAGATAAGGGTTAAGGACTTGCAGGTTGTGCATTTGGCGGAACGTGAATACCCATTGGCGAAAAAGGAGCATGGCATCGACTTCCTAATGAATTATAGGCAGTTGTGGATCAGAAGTCCAAGGCAGACAGCCATCTTAAGGATTAGGGCTGAAGTGATTAAGGCTTGCAGAGACTTTCTTGACAGCAGAGGCTTCGTCTTAACAGACGCCCCAATATTCACGCCCGCCGCTGTTGAAGGAACAACAACCCTTTTTGAAGTCCCATATTTTGGTGAAAAGGCTTACCTAACCCAAAGCGGGCAACTTTATGTTGAAGCTACCATAGCCGCCTTTGGAAAAGTCTACTGTTTCGGCCCAACATTTAGGGCTGAAAAGTCCAAAACGCCCAGACACTTAACAGAGTTTTGGATGGTTGAACCGGAGATAGCCTTCTGCGACTTTGAGGAAAACTTGAAAATTCAAGAGGAAATAGTAACCTACATTGTTAAAACCGTTCTAGAGAAGCGGCGAAGAGAGCTTGAAACCCTCAAGCGGGACATAACACCTTTAAAGAAGGTTGAGCCTCCCTTCGAGAGAATAAGCTACACAGAGGCTGTGGAAATGCTGCAGAAGGCTGGCTTCCCTATCCAATGGGGAGAAGACCTTGGAGCACCCCACGAACGGCACATTTCCCTTCAGTTTGAAAAGCCAGTTTTTGTACACAGATACCCAGCCAAGGCTAAAGCCTTCTACATGCAGCCAGACCCAGAAAACCCAGAAGTCGTATTATGCGCCGATTTGATGGCGCCGGAAGGCTATGGAGAAATAATAGGCGGAAGCCAACGCATCCACGACCTCAAACTACTGGAAAAACGCCTAGAGGAGTTTGGCTTGCCAAAACAAGCCTACGAATGGTACCTGGATTTGCGTAGGTATGGTTCAGTGCCGCATTCAGGCTTTGGACTGGGAATTGAGCGAACAGTCATGTGGATTTGCAAGCTAAAGCATATAAGAGAAACAATACCCTTCCCAAGAACATTAACCCGTATATACCCATAG
- a CDS encoding cation-efflux pump: MPLKETGLRSLKISAIAISSVVIVEVVLGLAVGSLAILSDGMHALLDAVTMFILLVAARAAIKPPDEEHMYGHEKIEPLGGLIGGVILLGTAIFLIIRAVQRLLHGEPLNQEWELAGFAAIGYTFCIDILRVKVLHSVEMESVTVKAGFYHALADLGSTLIALLGFGLATIGFPISDAAASLILSAAISYLSIRLVKTSGMELSDAISRDVADKVRKEIASTIGVSSVKGLRVRRAGDKTFVEAAIQVPDYMGLEEAHTLASQVEDKLKNALGNAEVLIHVEPPEKEILTSKLVEKLAGEVEGVKEVHEVNVVYSHGKLYVTLHAYVDPSLSVSEAHELAEKIEGRLSEKLENIGNVTVHIEPFDMKQRGPVVDEREIQQVIYKTAESLQQVFSVKRIVTYVVGGKRYINIDCCFTSQITIEEAHKVASKIENGVKRRFTETIVTVHMEPKKEG, from the coding sequence ATGCCTTTAAAAGAGACTGGACTTAGAAGCCTAAAAATTTCAGCTATCGCCATATCCAGCGTGGTAATCGTAGAAGTTGTTTTGGGTTTGGCTGTTGGCAGCCTAGCCATTCTAAGCGACGGCATGCATGCTCTGCTAGACGCTGTAACCATGTTCATTTTATTAGTGGCAGCTAGGGCTGCCATTAAACCGCCTGACGAGGAACACATGTACGGGCACGAGAAAATTGAACCGCTAGGCGGGCTCATCGGCGGGGTCATACTCCTCGGCACAGCCATATTCTTAATTATCAGGGCTGTTCAAAGACTGTTACATGGCGAACCCTTAAATCAAGAATGGGAGCTGGCTGGTTTTGCCGCGATTGGCTATACTTTCTGCATAGACATTTTAAGGGTTAAAGTGCTGCACTCTGTGGAAATGGAAAGCGTCACAGTAAAAGCGGGATTTTACCATGCCCTGGCAGATTTAGGCTCGACGCTTATCGCCCTCTTAGGATTTGGACTCGCAACAATAGGCTTTCCAATATCAGACGCAGCAGCCTCTCTTATTCTAAGCGCCGCCATAAGCTACCTAAGCATTAGGCTGGTTAAAACAAGTGGAATGGAGCTAAGCGACGCAATCTCAAGGGATGTTGCAGATAAAGTGCGGAAGGAAATAGCCTCAACCATAGGCGTTTCCAGCGTTAAAGGGTTGAGGGTTAGAAGGGCTGGAGACAAAACCTTTGTTGAAGCCGCCATACAAGTTCCAGATTATATGGGGCTAGAGGAAGCCCACACACTTGCATCACAGGTGGAGGATAAGCTGAAGAACGCTTTGGGGAACGCTGAAGTCTTAATCCACGTGGAGCCACCAGAAAAGGAAATTTTAACCTCCAAACTTGTGGAAAAGTTGGCTGGGGAAGTTGAGGGCGTCAAAGAGGTTCACGAAGTAAACGTTGTTTATTCTCATGGCAAACTCTACGTTACATTGCACGCGTATGTTGATCCTTCTTTGTCTGTAAGTGAAGCTCATGAGCTTGCTGAGAAGATAGAGGGTAGGCTAAGCGAAAAATTGGAAAACATCGGCAACGTAACGGTCCACATCGAACCATTTGACATGAAACAGCGAGGCCCGGTAGTGGATGAAAGGGAAATTCAGCAAGTAATCTATAAAACGGCTGAAAGTCTGCAACAAGTGTTCTCGGTTAAGCGAATAGTCACATATGTTGTGGGCGGAAAGCGCTACATAAACATAGACTGCTGTTTCACAAGCCAAATAACAATAGAGGAAGCCCACAAAGTTGCGTCAAAAATCGAGAATGGAGTGAAACGAAGATTCACAGAAACCATAGTCACGGTTCACATGGAGCCAAAAAAGGAAGGGTAA